The Erinaceus europaeus chromosome 17, mEriEur2.1, whole genome shotgun sequence nucleotide sequence tttagagtggaggggggagatgacagatagatagatagatagatagacaggaaaGATGCCTgaaatactgcttcatcacttttaaaACTTTCCagccctttatttattatttttctattttattgtcttttaaattaactcttttatttaaaatttacttatggggggagaaaaagaaaggctgggtagtggtgtacctggctgagtgcacattacaatgtgcaaggacccagattcaagcccctggtccccacctgcaggggaaaagctttgtgagtggtgaaacagtgtttcaggggtctctctgtctctctctcccccttccctttagatttctggttgtctctattcaataaataaataaataaaataatttaatttttaaaatctagaaaaaattagaaataaaacagagagagagagagaccaagacctgagcaccactctggcaaaaCTGAACCCATGCACACCCAGTTCTATGCTGCACTTTCTAAGAAAACATCCTAGGTGCAGAATATATCTCTTATAACGTTTCTTGAAAAGTAATATGACTCAAATACATTTCAATAAATCTATCAGTATTTTGTACTGACATTATATATAATGGAATTTTGGGCATGTGATTACCAAATTGTGTACATGTGAATTACTAAATACATAGTCAGTATCTAATAATTAATGAACATCAttacataaaaatataatgaGGATAAATGGGACGTATTCTGATAATAATGATtacagcatttttatttattgcctccatttATAACAGTGTTCTTTCTATTCTGTCCCAATAGGATGAGTCAGAAGAGTATGAGGTCTATATGAATAAACGTTTCTGTAATTTACAAAAGCAAGAATATCTTTTCAATGTTCTTCAAATGATTGCTCTTTGTTGATGCTCAAGATATAAACATatgattaaaataaatgttatatTCAGACTAGTCATTCATGCTTACCTATTTCTAGTGATGCTGGATTGGAGTGAGGTTGAGTAACTGAATTCAAAGACACAAAAATGAGAAATCAGTGTTTTGCTTTGATGGTGAATAACTTACTTTTATAGCAGTAGAGGTCAAAAGCCTTCTAAAATGTATCTTATTGTTACAGCACCTCTTGCTATTTTAGTAGGAACTATATTTTACCCTTGGGATAAATTCATTCACAGGCTTCTTTCTAATTGAACTGAACCATCCTAACTCTGCCACTTAAGAAGTTTAGTGCATGGGCTGGTGAGACAGCGCAATAGTACGCAAAATTACTTCTGTGTGTAAGGCaccagaggtcctgagttcagtccctaacacCATCATAAATTAgatctgtgcagtgctctggtgaaaaaaacaaacaaggctgGGGAAGCAGTATAATAgttctgcaagagactttcatacctgaggctctgaggtcccagcttcaattcctctgcaccaccataagccagaattaagGAGTACTCTTTGGTCTCTCTGTACTTTCTATaactttcttaataaaaataaataaaataccgaAAAAGTATATGTAAAAAATAGTAGattaaaaattaagtttattAAAATCACCAAAAGCATATCTGGTCATATATTCCTTAAGTTTTTCAATCTATCTTGTATTTGTTATCATTTAGAAAAAAAGCTTAACTACTAAAGTTTTGTGGCCCCCAGGAACATggctaaaatggatttcctatcGTCCTTCTACAAttaaatccctaatctcatctgctttaattatccttttttggttcctgttcattaaccattttgtttcaaTTTAGGTTGTGCtgccttccagataccaagttccagatgctaccatgactccattccaacttctctgggcagacaaccccaccaatgtatcctggaccctcacacctccagagccctgccccactagggaaagataaaaacaggctgggagtatagatcgacctgccaatatccatgttcaaccgagaagcaattacagctgTCAAATCTGTAGATTTTTCCCAGGTGTCTATAGCAcagaaatattaatttatttatcacaCTATTAATCATCAAGTGAAAAAacattaataattaaatttttattagacagTCTCTGTGTAATGGGATAAAAAAATTCAGAcacagggctgggcagtaacgcagaagactaagtgcacatggcacgaaacacaaggaccagctcaaggatcctgattcaagcccccagctccccacctgctgggggagggtccacttcacaagtggtgaagtgggtctgcaggcgtctatccttctctcccccccatctttccctcctctctcaatttctctttgtctgtccaacaacagcaataagaataaTGACAACTAGGGCAacggaaatgggaaaaatgtcttccaggagcagtggatttgcagtgtaggcactgagtcccagctgtaactctggaggaaaaaaaatacaagcacTAGTGAAAATTGTTCAAAATAATTTAAGTAAATAACATATGCTGCCAACATGTTTAAGTCAAAAATTTTAACAGAAGTGTTATTAGCTTTTATAATGTAATATGTGATACATGTCACAATCTTACTTATGTGCAAGTCTATTTTTAACCACAAAACATTGAATATATGTCAACTTgggtaatttctttttaattttttaatatttatttattcccttttgttgcccttgtttttttattgttgtagttattattgttgttgatattgatgtcattattgttggataggacagagagaaatggagacaggaggggaagacagagagggggagaggaagatagacaactgcaaacctgcttcaccgcctgtgaagtgactcccctgcaggtggggagtcaggggcttgaactgggatccttacaccagtccttgcacttggcgccacatgagcttaacccactgcactacctcctggctcccGGGTAATTGCTTTTGAAGCAATAAACTTTAGGGTAGTATATACAATCGCCTGAATGAATATCATTATTTGGAATTCTATGCTATCTTAAGGGGCAGAATTTTGGATTTGTAACACTCTAATAACTCTATAGCAAGCAGATAAATCATTCACATTTCTGCACATCTGTCTATTTTCTGAGAAATAGTCTTCTCAGTGCTGTGATCACATCCTTATTCCTGAGGGTGTATATCATGGGGTTAAACATGGGCGTCACTATAGTGTAGAAAAGAGAGAGCAGCTTATCAGTTCCTGGAGAATGATTGGATTTGGGTCTCAAGTAGGTGATGATGGCAGATCCAAAGAACAAGACCACAACTATGATATGAGAAGAACAAGTTGAGAAGGCTTTGGCCCTTCCACTGGCTGTTGGCAACTTGAGAATGGTGGAGATGATTTTGCTGTAAGAAGCAACTATCAACATAAATGGGATGGTAACAAACAGCATAGCCACGACATAGACAGATATCTCATGAGCCCAAGTGTCCCCATGGGCGAGCTTGAGAATGGGCGGTATGTCACAAAAGAAGTGGTTGATTTGGTTAGAACCACAAAATCGCAGAGAGAAGATCTGACACGTTTGTCCAATCTGGACTGGAATTCCAATGGTCCAAGAGCCAATGGCCAACTGGACACAGAAATTGTGGTTCATGACCAGAGGATAGTGAAGAGGGTTACAAATGGCCACATAACGGTCATAGGACATCACTGCCAGGAGGAAGCACTCAGTGGCTGCCAGCATAAGAAAGAAGCACATTTGGGTGGCACACGCCAGCCTAGAAATGCTTCTATCCTGAGTCCAAATGTTCCACAGAATCCTAGGAAGAGTCACTGACGCATAACAGATTTCTAAAGAGGAAAAATTGCCCAGGAAGAAATACATGGGTTTCTGTAGCATCGTGTCAAGCCTGGTTATTATGACTACCAGGCTATTTCCAATTAGGATAATCATGTAAGTGACAAAGAATAGGCCAAACAGTAACCCTTGGAGTTTGGGAAGACCAGAAAATCCCAAGAGAACAAAATTCACTGCTGTGGAAACATTGTCTTCTGCTTTAATTTTGTTGGATTGCATCTGTAGGAaggattaaataataataaaaaaattacaggtCACCATTTTTCCCctaaaagatttatctatttgtttttaatagagtGAGTGAAATAGGACTACCccactctgacatatggtggtgcctTAGGTCTTAGGTATGCAAGTCCCATTACCTATCATTTGAGCTACTTCTCACTCTCAGAGGTAAAGTGGGGAAGATACCATAGAGCTGAGCTTCCTCCATGGCTGTGGGGGCAGAGCCTGAACCTGCATGTCAAAGCAggtatactatccaggtgagttatctcacttAGATATGCTATGGTTCTCATATCTTTCTTGTTCCTGAGTGTAAATCAGAAAAGAGTGGGCATAAAAAAGAATATCATCCTTATGATGAAGGAGGAAGATGGTCTGGTAAGGGGGTGGGATACTGACACCAATCTTGGAGCAATGATACATTCTACCCCATGTGACAACAAATTTATAAACCAACGTTTCCCCAATGAGTAGTTTAAAAAGTACAGGTGAATCAAAAAACTTGATGCCTTGGACATATCCTCAAGATATACTTTGTTTCCCACACACTGTAGACTCAACTTTCTCATCAGTATGACTAGTAATGCAgaatttcttcctcctttctttcctttctcccctgcctctttctttcttttctcttttattttttattgccaccaaggctattgctggggcttgatgatggcactatgaatccactgtttccagtgaccactttctcccttttccttctcattttttttcattagatgggacagagagaaattgagagagaatggggagataaaaTGAAGGAGAgtgagataggcacctgcaggcctgcttcactgctcgtgaagcaaaccccctgcaggtggagatcagggacatgaactttggtccttgtacCTGGTAATAAGcatgcttaattgggtgcaccaccacctgacccctgaccctgaattaatactttattttgtcattttttaaaatattagccAGAAAATTCCCCTATTATTTGTTAAATAATTTAAAGCCAGTAGAGACTAACTCACTACAAAGAAAAGACATTCTTGGGagttggggcagtagtgcagtgggttaagcgcaggtggcacaaagcgcaaggattggcgtaaggatcccggttcgagcccccggctcctcacctgcaggggagttgcttcacaggcggtgaagcaggtctgcaggtgtctgtctttctctacccctctctgtcttccccatctctctccatttctctctgtcctatccaacaacaagatcaacaacaataataactataacaagggcaacaaaacggaataaacatttaaaaaatattttaaaaatttgaaaaaacaaaaaacaagaaaagacatTCTTGGCTGTATTGTTAGATGTTAAGTACAGTCATGAATATTTCAGCTActggggccaggccatggtgcacctggttaagcacacgcattacagtgtgtGTGGCCCCAGATTTAAGCacctgatccccacatgcagaaggaaagcttcacaagtggtgaagcagggatgtattCCCAGTCCTCTTTtgtaatcttatttttaaatagagcactgcttaactctggtttatgctgatGTCAGGGATTAAACCAAGGACTTCTGAtagcctcaaacatgaagtcttttgtataaccctACTATTTCCCCAACTTTTTTTATGCTTTATGTAAAATCTTCTGAATCCTCCCATCCCTTCTCTGTCAGTTACTATGCTTATTCTAGCACGGTATTCTAGCTCCTTGAAGCACAAAAGAAACTAAATGACTCTCAAATTACATAAACATACAGCAAAAGAATTTATAATTAGAATATATTAAGCATTCCAaatctactgaaaaaaaaagttatcacagGAGCGTCCTTTCCGTACAATTTATGACTGACCTTTGATTAGTAGTAGCTTATGTAGGGCCAGAGACTCAGCTCATTCGGGggatgtgttgctttgccatgtgtgtaatccagattcaagcctgggtcCCAGTGCATCGAAGGAAGTTTCAGTAGCTTCAGTGCtgagatctctctttctctttccctgtctcaaacacagacacacacacacacacacacacacacacacacacacacacacacacacacacacacacacacaccgtttgtaaagtaagttaattaaactCTCTAATCAACAATTAAGAGAATTGCTAGTAAGGAAAATGTGTGTTTGTCAAACCAGGATGACCTTGTAGAGTTTGTCTTTGTCAAATTAACTTAAGGAAATAGCTTGCTGTTAAAATTTGAAAGGAAGAATCTTCTATTGCGGTCCTGTGTCAGTTTCTTGTTGCCTATAACCTTGGTTGAGCTGACCTGTTTTTCTAACTTGTGCATTTAAACTCTTCTTTCATGATCGTAAGACCAGAAACAATTAGTATTGTGAACTGATTTTCTTCTATTGTTTTCTGTTATTCCCAAGACTGTGTTATTACCTTATCTTGATTTATAATCAAAgtctagaaaaaaaatctataatatTAACTATTTTGTTGATTATTCtggaataataaagaaaacatctCGATTCTTTTTTGCTGAAGAACTTCAATTTTGTATAGTTTAACCTGAACTAAATGCAAATTTTGTTTAATGTTCAGAGACCTCAGAAAAAACATGGCCCACAGATTTAACCTATGCAAAGTAAGATAACATGCTTAATATACAAATCGGGCCAGAATTAATGTGATCATCTAAGATGAAGATGAATGTTTTGATAGTGAAGATGATAATGATAAAATCCACATTTATTGATTCACTATATTATAAAACAGttttgaatttctctgttccGACACTGTTAATATCAAGAGATCTAGGCTATCTAGATGAGTGCTTTTGAAATTGAACAACAGAAACAttaaagtatttctttttaattttctgcaaatgaatgttttattatttatttgttttgtgatGCTAAAACCAGCACACAAGAgggtgggtggtgacatacctggttgagtgcatgcactATAATGCACagagacccgagttcaagcccccagaccacaCCTGGAGTaggaaagttcacaagtggtgaaataatgcagcaagtttctctctctctgtctctgtctctctctctttctctccctatctatcacctTATTCCCTCTTAACttttgtctatctctatccaaaataaataaataaagtaagcaattataaaaaattaaaaccaggCATGCATAAAACAAACACAATATTGACAAAAGAACTTATTTCTTACCTGTTTTTGAGGGTAAATGAAAGGCTTTATTAATTGATTGAAAGCACATTAAatgataatttatttttactgaggGCAAACAACTCACTTTCATGTGATACAGATGAAACACCTTATGACCTAATTTCTATTGTAACGCTCTTTAAGTAGGAAACAGTACTTACCTTGGAGAATCCGATTCATTCCCAGCTCACTCCCTAATTGAATTAATCAGCCTGCCTGCTACTACAGCTGATTATACAATGACCACAGCCACTTCTAGCTACACCACACCTTTCAAATCCTGACCTCATGAATTTTCATTTGATCATTAAGGAATGAAAACATGGAAAGCATGGATGTGCAACTGCATATCCCTCAGTATATAAGCTAAGAGGTTTTCATGAAAGTGATGCAAATGGATGGTGTCTTTGAGATAAATTTCCATCCCAGTCACTGAAAACTCAAAATAATTTGACTAGGACCATTAGGGAAATGTTGCTATCTTCAACACTCCGTCTGTACATCCACACTGGTCACCTACCATGCTACAGAAGGGTGGCAAGTAGAacagtgggtgtgtgtgtgtgtgggggggatattGGTTTATTGCTTTCTGGATTCACAGATTGGAAATCAGATCCAACATTTTCAGGTAATGTCCATCCCATATCTAATTTATTAACAAGATGGCAACATGATGCAAGAAAAgctgaaaaaaaatctagttgcATTGTCTTCTCCTGAGGTATTTCCTGTCTGTATGGTTAGTTTCATTCAGTTATGAAACCCTAAACTTACAAGCAGTTTCTGTGAATCACACTTATGGCAAAAGTTGTCCTCAGATAAATGTGTTCCTTTTTCTCAATGTAGcaaataggaacagagagaataaGTTTCAGAAACATTGTTTCCAAAGACTCATGTAGACACACACAAAATACACTTTTctcaaataagaacagaagggaaaacaaaaagcagaacttggcctgggtctggtgtattgctccaaagtaaaagactctggggatgggggcgggggagggggcggtttaggtcctggaacatgattacagaggaggacctattgggagttaaattgttatgtggaaaactgagaaatgttacacatctacaaattattgtattttactgttgactgtatttATTCCCCAatgaagatatttttttcttttcttttcttttttttttttttttttaggacagagagaaatggagaggaggggaagacagagaggaggagagaaagacacctgcagacctgcttcaccgcctgtgaagcgactcccctgcaggtggggagccggggttcgaaccggcatccttatgccagtccttgtgctttgcgccacctgcgcttaacccgctgcgctacagcccgactccctcaataaagatatttttaaaaaatctgcttttctgattttttttctttataggaaactataaaatattataCATTTCGGGTTTTCTCAATGCTTATATTTCTAAATGCCCATGAAAAAAATGAGAAGTTAGATAAAGAGTGACATGGAAAGACAGTAAACTCCTTGAGTGATAGGTGGAGTGGTTTAGTTCAATTAGAACGTAACGTGGGAATGGACTTAATCCCTAGAGTATAGGGTGTCTTATTTAACGTGCACTTGTGGTTATGATGTTGTGAGAAGGTGTTCCATACAGTGTATACAAAAGTAATTTCTAAGGCCTTCAAAGAAAATTctcgtttttctcttttttagatctttaTGATTAAGGTGAATTGACATTTAACTCTAATACAAACAGGtaagattaaaattatttttgtctaATCCCCAAATTGTATATAGTTATATTTATAACAACAGAAAAGAAAGCTCATTTACTGATATTTTGAAAACAAATTCTCTGCTGTtttaatatcatttttaaaaattgtagggagttgggctgtagcgcagcaggttaagcgcaggtggcgcaaagcacaaggaccggcataagaatcccggttcgaacccggctccccacctgcaggggagttgcttcacaggcagtgaagtaggtctgtaggtgtctgtctttctctccccctctctgtcttcccctcttctctccatttctctctgtcctatccaacgacaacaacaataataactacaacaataaaacaacaagggcaacaaaagggaataaataaataaaataaatatttaaaaaaattgtagtatACTTTGCtcggccaggcggtggcacacctggttgagcgcacacattacagtgatcacagacccaggttgaagcccgtgttccctacctgcagtgggaaagcttcacgagtggtgaagcagggctgcaggtgtctctctgcctttctccctctctatctccctcctctgctctcaatttctttctgtctctacccaataataaataaataagtaaataaaatatttaatttttagagTACTGATTCAATAGCCTTTGTACTTCTCTATTTCTCATCATAATAATATTAGAAgagaaaaatcaatattaaaatagagagggacagtTCACAAGAAGAATCACTAATATTATCGTAGGCAGAAAGGCAGGGAGATAGTGAAAGAAATTACAGCGTGAGtgtttcagtgcagtgagggccatgctcaaacctaggtcacacaaAAATGCAAAGAAGCACTTTATTCAAAAGAGCCTATTTTACCAGCCTTGTTATATTCTTAAGTAAAAGCATTTATTGAGTGATACTATGTGTGTTAAGCATATATTTAATATTACACCATTTGGTATAAGAATATTATATGTTTTGTATGTTATAACAATCTGGTTATATGTAATAAGTAGGAAATGATGAACTTCATTGAAACAGGTTGTTAGTAGTTAAATTTAATAATATAAtagtcagaaaaaataaaataaaatagtcagaAACTACTGAAAATATTggcttgtttttatttgttttattttattcaaggTCTTCTAGAAAATAATGTCTTCTGATAACATTCTCCAATTTTCTGTATCTTATTTCCTGTATTAAATTTGATTTTATAAATTTACTCTGGTTATGAGCACTTAAACTATCAGGGGCCACTTAT carries:
- the LOC103109458 gene encoding olfactory receptor 10AG1-like; this encodes MQSNKIKAEDNVSTAVNFVLLGFSGLPKLQGLLFGLFFVTYMIILIGNSLVVIITRLDTMLQKPMYFFLGNFSSLEICYASVTLPRILWNIWTQDRSISRLACATQMCFFLMLAATECFLLAVMSYDRYVAICNPLHYPLVMNHNFCVQLAIGSWTIGIPVQIGQTCQIFSLRFCGSNQINHFFCDIPPILKLAHGDTWAHEISVYVVAMLFVTIPFMLIVASYSKIISTILKLPTASGRAKAFSTCSSHIIVVVLFFGSAIITYLRPKSNHSPGTDKLLSLFYTIVTPMFNPMIYTLRNKDVITALRRLFLRK